Proteins from a genomic interval of Siniperca chuatsi isolate FFG_IHB_CAS linkage group LG10, ASM2008510v1, whole genome shotgun sequence:
- the hoxc13a gene encoding homeobox protein Hox-C13a, which yields MTTSLVLHPRWADTLMYVYEKSPNENNQNKSQTMEGLSGNCPATHCRDLMSHPALGRHSGTIATHQGSVYSDISSPDTGRQCPAPQTSSSASLSYGYPFGNPYYGCRLSHSHNVNLQQKPCSYHPAEKYAEPSTALPTEELSTRAKEFAFYPSFAGSYQAVPGYLDVSVVPSISAHPEPRHDALIPMEGYQHWALSNGWDGQVYCSKEQTQSTHLWKSPFPDVVPLQPEVSSYRRGRKKRVPYTKIQLKELEKEYAASKFITKDKRRRISAATNLSERQVTIWFQNRRVKEKKFVSKSKTNHMHTT from the exons ATGACGACTTCGCTGGTTCTGCATCCACGCTGGGCGGACACCTTGATGTACGTTTATGAAAAAAGCCCGAATGAAAACAACCAGAATAAAAGCCAAACAATGGAGGGACTGAGCGGTAATTGCCCTGCGACCCACTGCAGGGACCTGATGTCGCACCCCGCGCTGGGACGACATTCTGGCACCATAGCGACCCACCAGGGCTCCGTCTACTCGGATATTTCCTCTCCCGACACCGGCCGGCAGTGTCCCGCTCCTCAGACATCATCCAGTGCATCTTTGAGCTACGGTTATCCCTTTGGAAACCCATATTACGGCTGTAGATTATCTCATTCGCATAACGTGAACTTGCAGCAGAAGCCTTGCTCGTACCATCCCGCAGAGAAATATGCCGAGCCCAGCACAGCGCTGCCCACGGAAGAACTGTCTACCAGGGCAAAAGAGTTTGCCTTCTACCCGAGTTTCGCCGGCTCATATCAGGCTGTTCCTGGATATCTCGACGTGTCGGTGGTTCCCAGTATCAGTGCCCATCCTGAACCGCGTCATGACGCCTTGATCCCTATGGAGGGCTACCAGCACTGGGCTCTCTCCAACGGCTGGGATGGGCAGGTGTACTGCTCCAAAGAGCAAACGCAGTCAACTCATCTTTGGAAATCACCTTTTCCAG ATGTTGTGCCATTGCAGCCTGAGGTCAGCAGTTATCGTCGTGGGCGTAAAAAGCGTGTCCCTTACACCAAGATCCAGCTGAAGGAGCTGGAGAAAGAGTACGCAGCCAGCAAGTTCATCACCAAAGACAAGAGAAGGCGCATCTCGGCCGCCACCAACCTCTCAGAGCGTCAAGTCACCATCTGGTTCCAAAACCGGCGAGTCAAGGAGAAAAAATTTGTCAGTAAATCCAAGACCAATCACATGCACACCACTTGA
- the hoxc12a gene encoding homeobox protein Hox-C12a: protein MGEHNLLNPGFVGPLVNIHTGDTFYFPNFRASGGQLAGLPSLSYPRRDNVCSLPWNPSEPCNGYSQSYFTSPVSINPSFNRSCEITRPEEGKCYYNNGNRETCSGGSSLKREDRARDTSSLTSDHGMHSGIGSTAAFSKYDYGTEQLTQDPPSCQSMESDSSSSLLNEGSKPPSSDTQTLVSPGSHASNIAAGGGAPWYPMHTRTRKKRKPYSKLQLAELEGEFMMNEFITRQRRRELSDRLNLSDQQVKIWFQNRRMKKKRLMLREQALAYF, encoded by the exons ATGGGCGAGCATAATCTCCTTAATCCAGGGTTTGTGGGACCTTTGGTAAACATCCACACTGGAGACACATTTTACTTTCCGAATTTTAGAGCCTCAGGGGGACAACTGGCGGGGCTACCGTCTCTCTCCTACCCGAGAAGGGACAATGTTTGCTCCCTCCCGTGGAATCCTTCGGAGCCGTGCAATGGATACTCTCAATCCTACTTTACCAGCCCCGTGTCTATTAACCCTTCTTTCAATCGGTCGTGTGAAATTACCAGACCAGAGGAGGGTAAATGTTATTATAACAACGGGAACAGGGAGACCTGTTCAGGTGGCAGCAGCCTCAAACGAGAGGATAGGGCGAGAGACACATCATCATTAACATCTGACCACGGGATGCACAGTGGAATTGGCAGCACTGCCGCCTTTTCCAAATATGATTACGGGACCGAGCAGCTAACGCAAGACCCGCCATCCTGTCAGTCAATGGAGTCCGACTCCAGCTCTTCCCTGCTCAACGAAGGCAGCAAGCCTCCATCCAGCGACACACAGACCCTGGTGTCACCGGGAAGCCATGCAAGCAACATAGCCGCAGGAGGAG gtGCCCCGTGGTACCCGATGCACACTCGGACCAGAAAGAAGCGTAAACCGTATTCCAAACTTCAGCTGGCTGAGCTAGAAGGTGAATTCATGATGAATGAGTTCATCACCAGGCAGCGGCGGAGGGAGCTCTCCGACCGTCTGAACCTCAGCGACCAACAAGTCAAGATCTGGTTCCAGAACCGcaggatgaagaagaagagactcATGCTGAGGGAGCAAGCTTTGGCCTACTTTTAG